One genomic segment of Erythrolamprus reginae isolate rEryReg1 chromosome 2, rEryReg1.hap1, whole genome shotgun sequence includes these proteins:
- the LOC139161701 gene encoding RNA-binding protein 3-like isoform X2, with translation MSSEEGKLFVGGLNFDTDEQGLEQHFSSFGPISEVVVIKDKETQRSRGFGFITFSNPDHASDAMRAMNGESIDGRQIRVDHAGKSRGSRGGYFGGRGRGRGYSRGGDRSYGGDRSYGGDRSYGGRYDSRSGGGYSSSRDYGSQGSYNDRYSSGGSYRDNYDN, from the exons ATGTCTTCTGAAGAAGGAAAACTATTTGTTGGGGGGCTGAACTTTGATACTGATGAACAAGGCCTTGAACAGCATTTCAGCTCCTTTGGTCCTATTTCTGAAG TTGTTGTGATCAAAGACAAAGAAACACAACGATCAAGAGGCTTTGGTTTTATTACCTTTAGCAATCCTGATCATGCATCAGATGCCATGAGAGCAATGAACGGAGAG TCTATAGATGGACGCCAGATCAGAGTTGATCATGCTGGGAAATCTCGTGGATCCAGAGGTGGCTACTTTGGAGGCAGGGGACGAGGTCGTGGCTATTCCCGAG GTGGAGACAGAAGCTACGGTGGAGATAGAAGCTATGGGGGAGACAGAAGCTATGGTGGACGTTATGATAGCCGAAGTGGAGGAGGCTACAGTAGTTCCCGTGACTACGGCAG TCAAGGAAGCTATAATGATCGATATTCCTCAGGAGGTTCTTATAGAGACAACTATGACAACTGA
- the LOC139161701 gene encoding RNA-binding protein 3-like isoform X1: protein MSSEEGKLFVGGLNFDTDEQGLEQHFSSFGPISEVVVIKDKETQRSRGFGFITFSNPDHASDAMRAMNGESIDGRQIRVDHAGKSRGSRGGYFGGRGRGRGYSRGGDRSYGGDRSYGGDRSYGGRYDSRSGGGYSSSRDYGRSQGSYNDRYSSGGSYRDNYDN from the exons ATGTCTTCTGAAGAAGGAAAACTATTTGTTGGGGGGCTGAACTTTGATACTGATGAACAAGGCCTTGAACAGCATTTCAGCTCCTTTGGTCCTATTTCTGAAG TTGTTGTGATCAAAGACAAAGAAACACAACGATCAAGAGGCTTTGGTTTTATTACCTTTAGCAATCCTGATCATGCATCAGATGCCATGAGAGCAATGAACGGAGAG TCTATAGATGGACGCCAGATCAGAGTTGATCATGCTGGGAAATCTCGTGGATCCAGAGGTGGCTACTTTGGAGGCAGGGGACGAGGTCGTGGCTATTCCCGAG GTGGAGACAGAAGCTACGGTGGAGATAGAAGCTATGGGGGAGACAGAAGCTATGGTGGACGTTATGATAGCCGAAGTGGAGGAGGCTACAGTAGTTCCCGTGACTACGGCAG AAGTCAAGGAAGCTATAATGATCGATATTCCTCAGGAGGTTCTTATAGAGACAACTATGACAACTGA